One Deinococcus aestuarii DNA segment encodes these proteins:
- the dxs gene encoding 1-deoxy-D-xylulose-5-phosphate synthase — MSEPTTTSSLSPASRTPLLDRVNSPEDLKTLARDQLTLLAEELRGEIVRVCSVGGLHLASSLGATDLIVALHYVLNSPRDRILFDVGHQAYAHKMLTGRRSRMSSVKKEGGLSGFTKVSESEHDAITVGHASTSLANALGMALARDSLGQDHKVAAVIGDGSLTGGMALAALNTIGDMGRKMLIVLNDNEMSISENVGALNKFMRGLQVQKWFQEGEGAGKKAVQAVSKPLADFMSRAKSSTRHFFDPASVNPFAAMGVRYVGPVDGHNVQELVWLIERLVDLDGPTILHVVTKKGKGLSYAEADPIYWHGPGKFDPATGEFKPSDAYSWSAAFGDAVTELARQDPRTFVITPAMREGSGLVKYSQVHPHRYLDVGIAEDVAVTTAAGMALQGMRPIVAIYSTFLQRAYDQVLHDVAIENLNVTFAIDRGGIVGADGATHNGVFDLSYLRSIPNVRVGLPKDAAELRGMLRAAQESPGPFALRYPRGNTERVPEGTWPDLRWGTWERLREGDDVVILAGGKALEYALRASADLPGVGVVNARFVKPLDEALLREVASRARALITVEDNTVVGGFGSAVLEALSAMGLRTPVRVLGIPDEFQDHATVESVHARAGIDAQAIRTVLAELGVNVPIEV; from the coding sequence ATGAGCGAGCCGACGACCACCTCCAGCCTGTCCCCGGCGAGCCGAACCCCGCTCCTCGACCGGGTGAACAGCCCGGAAGACCTCAAGACCCTCGCGCGCGACCAGCTCACCCTCCTCGCGGAGGAGCTGCGGGGCGAGATCGTGCGGGTGTGCTCGGTGGGCGGCCTGCACCTGGCGAGCTCTCTGGGCGCGACCGACCTGATCGTGGCGCTGCACTACGTCCTGAACTCCCCGCGCGACCGCATCCTCTTCGACGTGGGGCATCAGGCGTACGCGCACAAGATGCTGACCGGGCGCCGCTCGCGGATGTCGTCCGTGAAGAAGGAGGGCGGCCTCAGCGGTTTCACCAAGGTCAGCGAGAGCGAACACGACGCGATCACGGTGGGGCACGCGAGCACGAGCCTTGCGAACGCGCTCGGCATGGCGCTCGCCCGCGACTCGCTGGGGCAAGACCACAAGGTCGCCGCCGTGATCGGGGACGGGTCGCTGACGGGCGGGATGGCCCTCGCCGCGCTGAACACCATCGGCGACATGGGCCGCAAGATGCTGATCGTCCTCAACGACAACGAGATGAGCATCTCCGAGAACGTGGGCGCCCTGAACAAGTTCATGCGCGGCCTCCAGGTCCAGAAGTGGTTTCAGGAGGGCGAGGGCGCCGGGAAGAAGGCCGTGCAGGCGGTCAGCAAGCCGCTCGCCGACTTCATGAGCCGGGCCAAGAGCAGCACCCGCCACTTCTTCGACCCCGCGAGCGTGAACCCCTTCGCCGCGATGGGCGTGCGCTACGTCGGCCCGGTGGACGGCCACAACGTGCAGGAACTCGTGTGGCTGATCGAGCGGCTGGTCGATCTGGATGGGCCGACCATCCTGCACGTCGTGACGAAAAAGGGCAAGGGCCTGAGCTACGCGGAGGCCGATCCGATCTACTGGCACGGGCCGGGCAAGTTCGACCCGGCGACGGGCGAGTTCAAACCGAGTGACGCCTACTCGTGGAGCGCGGCCTTCGGGGACGCGGTGACGGAACTCGCCAGGCAGGACCCGCGCACCTTCGTGATCACGCCCGCGATGCGCGAGGGCAGCGGCCTCGTGAAGTACAGCCAGGTCCACCCGCACCGCTATCTCGACGTGGGGATCGCGGAGGACGTGGCGGTGACGACCGCCGCCGGGATGGCCCTCCAGGGGATGCGGCCCATCGTGGCGATCTACTCGACCTTCCTGCAACGGGCCTACGATCAGGTGCTGCACGACGTCGCCATCGAGAACCTGAACGTCACCTTCGCCATCGACCGGGGCGGCATCGTGGGCGCGGACGGGGCGACCCACAACGGCGTCTTCGACCTGAGCTACCTGCGGTCCATCCCGAACGTGCGCGTCGGCCTGCCCAAGGACGCCGCCGAGCTGCGCGGGATGCTGAGGGCCGCGCAGGAGAGCCCCGGCCCCTTCGCCCTCCGCTACCCGCGCGGCAACACCGAGCGGGTGCCGGAGGGGACGTGGCCCGACCTGAGGTGGGGCACCTGGGAGCGGCTGCGGGAAGGCGACGACGTGGTGATCCTGGCGGGCGGCAAGGCGCTGGAGTACGCGCTGCGGGCGAGTGCCGACCTTCCCGGCGTCGGGGTGGTGAACGCCCGCTTCGTGAAGCCGCTCGACGAGGCGCTGCTGCGCGAGGTGGCTTCCAGGGCGCGCGCCCTGATCACGGTCGAGGACAACACCGTCGTCGGCGGCTTCGGGAGCGCGGTGCTGGAGGCGCTGAGCGCCATGGGCCTGCGGACCCCGGTGCGCGTCCTGGGCATCCCCGACGAGTTCCAGGATCACGCGACCGTCGAGAGCGTCCACGCGCGGGCAGGGATCGACGCGCAGGCGATCCGCACCGTGCTCGCCGAACTGGGCGTGAACGTGCCGATAGAGGTGTAG
- a CDS encoding glutamate-5-semialdehyde dehydrogenase, with the protein MTTTGTLSVRELGVRARRAARVLRSLPTARKAAALHAVARELRAREGDILAANARDVAAAQAAGLPAHLVARLRLDAASLCAIAADVEAVARLPDPVGETTPEEVRPNGIRVSRRRVPLGVLGVIYESRPNVTVDVSALALMSGNAAILRGGKETVSSNAALEGAVRAALEQEGLPGDAVQVMGDPARERMLELLRLDDLVDAIIPRGGAGLHRYCVENATVPVIVGGIGVVHVYLDETFTRDPADVERAVRLIRNAKVQKPSACNALDTLLVHAGALPALPAIARDLVSHGVTLRADSPALATLHAAGIEAEPARDSDYGTEFLALTASLRTVSGLEGALDFIAAHGNHTDVILTRDPAQAERFVADVDSAAVMVNASPRFNDGGQLGLGAEVAISTQKLHARGPMGLRELTTTKWVVVGEGQVRD; encoded by the coding sequence ATGACGACCACCGGGACCCTCTCCGTCCGTGAGCTGGGCGTGCGGGCGCGGCGGGCGGCGCGGGTGCTGCGCTCGCTGCCCACCGCGCGCAAGGCGGCGGCCCTGCACGCGGTCGCGCGGGAGCTGCGGGCGCGCGAGGGGGACATCCTCGCCGCGAACGCGCGGGACGTGGCGGCGGCGCAGGCGGCGGGCCTCCCCGCGCACCTGGTCGCCCGGCTGCGGCTGGACGCGGCCTCGCTCTGTGCCATCGCCGCCGACGTGGAGGCCGTCGCCCGCCTGCCCGACCCGGTGGGGGAGACCACGCCCGAGGAGGTGCGCCCCAACGGCATCCGCGTGTCGCGCCGCCGGGTGCCCCTCGGCGTTCTCGGCGTGATCTACGAGAGCCGCCCGAACGTGACCGTGGACGTCTCGGCCCTGGCCCTGATGAGCGGCAACGCCGCCATCCTGCGCGGGGGCAAGGAGACGGTCAGCAGCAACGCGGCGCTGGAGGGGGCCGTCCGCGCCGCCCTGGAGCAAGAGGGGTTGCCGGGCGACGCCGTGCAGGTCATGGGCGACCCCGCCCGCGAAAGGATGCTCGAACTCCTGCGCCTCGACGACCTCGTGGACGCGATCATCCCCCGGGGCGGGGCGGGCCTGCACCGCTACTGCGTGGAAAACGCCACCGTCCCCGTCATCGTGGGCGGCATCGGCGTCGTGCATGTGTATCTCGACGAGACGTTCACCCGCGACCCGGCGGACGTGGAGCGGGCCGTCCGGCTTATCCGCAATGCCAAGGTACAAAAGCCCAGCGCCTGCAACGCCCTCGACACCCTGCTCGTCCACGCGGGGGCGCTGCCCGCCCTGCCCGCCATCGCCCGTGATCTGGTCTCGCACGGGGTCACCCTGCGCGCCGATTCCCCCGCCCTCGCCACCTTGCACGCCGCCGGAATCGAGGCCGAGCCCGCCCGGGACTCCGACTACGGCACCGAGTTCCTCGCCCTGACCGCCAGCCTCCGCACCGTCTCCGGGCTGGAGGGGGCCCTCGACTTCATCGCCGCGCACGGCAACCACACCGACGTGATCCTGACGCGCGACCCCGCCCAGGCTGAGCGCTTCGTGGCCGACGTGGACAGCGCCGCCGTGATGGTGAACGCCAGCCCCCGCTTCAACGACGGCGGGCAACTCGGCCTCGGCGCCGAGGTCGCCATCAGCACCCAGAAGCTCCACGCCCGGGGCCCGATGGGCCTGCGCGAGCTGACGACGACGAAGTGGGTCGTGGTGGGGGAAGGACAGGTTCGGGACTGA
- a CDS encoding MBL fold metallo-hydrolase: protein MLEYRTFGANTYLLQTDEGTLLVDSGLAGTRERVLAWARASGVKALFLTHHHPDHAGGARHLWESLGLPIYAHALDLPYLTGETPRPPLPIPVLGRLLNFPVPPVPRAALQTLAEGDTLMGWQVIHLPGHTPGQIGLLRDGVLVAADALASRRGQAAMGPAFLSADVAQAQRTVRKIADIAPSEVYVGHGPVTTGRSVRALADRLGV, encoded by the coding sequence ATGCTCGAATACCGCACCTTCGGGGCGAACACGTATCTGCTCCAGACGGACGAGGGAACGCTCCTCGTAGACAGCGGCCTCGCAGGCACCCGCGAAAGGGTCCTGGCCTGGGCGCGGGCGTCGGGTGTCAAGGCCCTCTTTCTCACCCACCACCACCCCGACCACGCGGGCGGTGCCCGGCACCTGTGGGAGTCGCTGGGCCTGCCGATCTACGCGCACGCTCTCGACCTGCCGTACCTCACCGGGGAGACGCCGCGCCCGCCACTGCCCATACCTGTCCTCGGGCGCCTGCTCAACTTCCCGGTGCCGCCCGTGCCGCGTGCTGCCCTCCAAACGCTCGCCGAGGGCGACACGTTGATGGGCTGGCAGGTCATTCACCTTCCCGGGCACACGCCGGGGCAGATCGGGCTGCTGCGGGACGGCGTGCTCGTCGCCGCCGACGCGCTGGCCTCGCGGCGTGGTCAGGCGGCGATGGGTCCGGCCTTCCTCAGCGCCGACGTGGCGCAGGCCCAGCGCACGGTTCGCAAGATCGCCGATATCGCGCCGAGCGAGGTGTACGTCGGCCACGGCCCGGTAACGACGGGCCGGTCGGTGCGGGCACTGGCCGACCGGCTGGGCGTCTGA
- the proB gene encoding glutamate 5-kinase, with protein MRVVLKLGTSVLTAGTDRLHRPRLVDLIRDVAAVRAGGHEVVLVTSGAVLAGWEALGFPPRDRTLAEKQLLAAVGQGRLMHTYATLADLYGISVAQVLLTADDFRDRTRYLNARTTLEGCLTRGVLPVINENDAVATRQLRVGDNDTLSAFVANLVEADLLVILTDAPGLYTADPRTHPAATLIPVVERVTPEVWALAGGAGSHRGTGGMHTKVQAAEIATRAGTPVVIAPGDAGSALTRLVAGEEIGTRFLAHGSRLEARKRWILAEIATGRVTLDDGAARAVRERGGSLLPAGIAAVHGPFERGHTVRLLAPDGSEVARGLTRYRAADLARIAGRHSREIEGVLGFTYGPEAVHRDDLVRL; from the coding sequence GTGGACCTGATCCGCGACGTGGCGGCGGTGCGCGCGGGCGGGCACGAGGTCGTCCTCGTCACGAGCGGCGCGGTGCTCGCGGGCTGGGAGGCGCTGGGCTTCCCGCCGCGCGACCGGACGCTGGCCGAAAAGCAGCTCCTCGCGGCAGTCGGGCAGGGGCGCCTGATGCACACCTACGCGACCCTCGCCGACCTGTACGGGATCAGCGTCGCCCAGGTGCTCCTCACCGCCGACGACTTCCGCGACCGCACCCGCTACCTCAACGCGCGCACGACCCTGGAGGGTTGCCTCACGCGCGGCGTCTTGCCCGTCATCAACGAGAACGACGCCGTGGCGACCCGGCAACTCAGGGTGGGCGACAACGACACCCTCTCGGCCTTCGTGGCGAACCTCGTGGAGGCCGACCTCCTCGTGATCCTCACCGACGCGCCGGGGCTCTACACCGCCGACCCGCGCACCCACCCGGCGGCGACCCTGATTCCCGTGGTCGAGCGGGTGACGCCCGAGGTCTGGGCCCTGGCGGGTGGGGCGGGCAGTCACCGGGGCACGGGCGGGATGCACACCAAGGTCCAGGCCGCCGAGATCGCCACCCGCGCCGGAACGCCCGTCGTGATCGCGCCCGGCGACGCGGGGAGTGCGCTCACCCGCCTCGTGGCGGGCGAGGAGATCGGCACGCGCTTTCTCGCCCACGGCTCGCGGCTGGAGGCCCGCAAACGCTGGATTCTCGCCGAGATCGCCACGGGCCGCGTCACCCTCGACGACGGCGCCGCCCGGGCGGTGCGCGAGCGGGGCGGGAGCCTCCTGCCCGCCGGGATCGCCGCCGTCCACGGCCCCTTCGAGCGCGGCCACACCGTGCGCCTCCTCGCCCCCGACGGCTCCGAGGTCGCCCGGGGCCTCACCCGCTACCGCGCCGCCGACCTCGCGCGCATCGCGGGCCGCCACTCGCGCGAGATCGAGGGCGTGCTGGGCTTCACCTACGGGCCCGAGGCGGTCCACCGGGATGATCTGGTGCGGCTGTAG